The following proteins are co-located in the Vigna unguiculata cultivar IT97K-499-35 chromosome 9, ASM411807v1, whole genome shotgun sequence genome:
- the LOC114163775 gene encoding homeobox protein knotted-1-like 4 isoform X2 yields MAFHDHMAHEITFQPFTEDHQQMGQGRDMQRLLPLSAGAPTWLNGSNAVTLRQQNFLHLQPESATAHPNDDVRGSIDRNRTESNSEPDDLAEYKADILGHPLYDQLLSAHVSCLRIATPVDQLPRIDAQLQQSQRVVDKYSGLGNGVVDDKELDQFMTHYVILLCAFKEQLQQHVRVHAMEAVMACWELEQSLQTLTGVSPGEGTGATMSDDEEDQAESNANLYEGSMDGADSLSFGPLVPTETERSLMERVRQELKHELKQGYKEKIVDIREEILRKRRAGKLPGDTTSLLKAWWQSHSKWPYPTEEDKARLVQETGLQLKQINNWFINQRKRNWHTNPSSSSGSKSKRKSGAGETSNQSFM; encoded by the exons ATGGCTTTTCACGACCATATGGCGCATGAAATCACTTTTCAGCCCTTCACGGAGGACCACCAGCAGATGGGCCAGGGCAGAGACATGCAGCGGCTGCTCCCGCTCTCCGCCGGAGCACCCACGTGGCTGAACGGCAGCAACGCGGTTACGCTTCGGCAGCAGAATTTCCTCCACCTGCAGCCGGAGTCTGCGACGGCGCATCCTAACGATGACGTTCGGGGGAGCATAGATCGGAACCGGACGGAGAGCAACTCGGAACCGGACGATTTGGCGGAATACAAAGCGGACATTCTGGGACACCCGCTTTACGACCAACTCCTGTCGGCTCACGTCTCGTGTCTGAGGATCGCCACGCCTGTTGACCAGCTTCCACGGATCGACGCACAGCTTCAGCAGTCGCAGCGCGTAGTTGACAAGTACTCTGGCCTTGGAAACGGCGTCGTCGATGACAAAGAGCTTGATCAATTCATG ACGCATTATGTTATACTGCTCTGTGCTTTCAAAGAACAACTGCAACAACATGTTCGTGTTCATGCCATGGAAGCTGTTATGGCTTGTTGGGAGCTGGAACAATCTCTTCAAACCTTGACTG GTGTATCTCCCGGAGAAGGAACGGGTGCAACAATGTCAGACGATGAAGAAGACCAGGCTGAGAGTAATGCAAACTTATACGAAGGAAGCATGGATGGTGCTGACAGTCTCAGCTTTGGACCTCTTGTTCCCACCGAAACTGAAAGATCTTTGATGGAACGTGTTAGGCAGGAGTTGAAGCATGAGCTAAAACAG GGTTACAAGGAGAAGATTGTGGACATAAGAGAAGAAATTCTACGAAAGAGAAGAGCGGGAAAGCTCCCAGGTGACACCACTTCCCTTTTAAAAGCTTGGTGGCAGTCACATTCCAAATGGCCATATCCAACA GAAGAAGACAAGGCAAGGTTGGTGCAGGAAACAGGTTTGCAACTAAAGCAGATAAACAACTGGTTCATAAATCAAAGGAAAAGGAATTGGCATACTAATCCTTCGTCTTCTAGTGGCTCCAAAAGCAAACGCAAGAG TGGTGCAGGTGAAACAAGTAACCAGAGCTTCATGTGA
- the LOC114162915 gene encoding peptidyl-prolyl cis-trans isomerase CYP28, chloroplastic codes for MAYSLPPPPPPPPSLPLHNHFTRRSLLLLSTTTTTTTTLSLPSTPPPTPTVTDRVFMDFSLCPNNFLPDRPDSLSPICSDSTLLGRVVLGLFGNLVPLTVSNFKSVCLGSNATSSSYKNTLVHKVFPGQYLLAGRQGRPDKGEVRPPRDLPRNTETVDAKAFALTHSRPGVVSLSLSENDDDDDIKLDPEYRNVEFLITTGPGPCPQLDNKNIVFGTVLEGLDVITAIASIPTYQPSERIRQFNDLAEFFGDGRAQNARNIWNRPLTTVYISDCGELKVTKPSLTPSLP; via the exons ATGGCCTACTCTCTcccaccaccaccgccaccaccgCCCTCTCTCCCTCTCCACAACCACTTCACACGGCGCTCCCTCCTCCTCCTctccaccacaaccaccaccaccaccaccctctCCCTCCCCTCTACGCCTCCTCCCACCCCGACCGTCACCGATCGCGTCTTCATGGATTTCAGCCTCTGCCCCAACAACTTCCTCCCCGACCGCCCTGACTCCCTCTCCCCCATCTGCTCCGATTCCACGCTATTGGGCCGCGTTGTCTTGGGCCTCTTCGGTAATCTCGTTCCCCTAACCGTCTCAAACTTTAAGTCAGTGTGTCTCGGCTCAAACGCCACGTCATCTTCTTACAAGAACACGCTCGTGCACAAGGTTTTTCCCGGCCAGTACCTCCTCGCCGGCCGCCAGGGCCGTCCCGACAAGGGCGAAGTCCGCCCGCCGCGCGACCTGCCGCGCAACACCGAGACCGTCGACGCCAAGGCCTTCGCGCTCACCCATTCAAGACCCGGCGTCGTTTCGCTATCGCTCTCCGAAAACGACGACGACGATGATATTAAGCTCGACCCTGAGTACCGGAATGTTGAGTTCTTGATCACCACTGGACCCGGACCTTGCCCCCAGCTCGATAACAAGAACATTGTCTTCGGAACAGTTCTCGAAG GATTAGATGTCATCACAGCCATAGCTTCTATTCCTACCTACCAACCATCTGAGAGAATTCGCCAGTTTAATGACTTGGCTGAATTTTTTGGAGATGGAAGGGCTCAGAATGCACGTAACATATGGAACAGGCCTCTTACGACTGTTTATATCAGTGACTGTGGAGAACTGAAAGTGACAAAGCCTTCCCTCACGCCTTCTTTGCCATAA
- the LOC114163775 gene encoding homeobox protein knotted-1-like LET12 isoform X1 produces the protein MAFHDHMAHEITFQPFTEDHQQMGQGRDMQRLLPLSAGAPTWLNGSNAVTLRQQNFLHLQPESATAHPNDDVRGSIDRNRTESNSEPDDLAEYKADILGHPLYDQLLSAHVSCLRIATPVDQLPRIDAQLQQSQRVVDKYSGLGNGVVDDKELDQFMTHYVILLCAFKEQLQQHVRVHAMEAVMACWELEQSLQTLTGVSPGEGTGATMSDDEEDQAESNANLYEGSMDGADSLSFGPLVPTETERSLMERVRQELKHELKQGYKEKIVDIREEILRKRRAGKLPGDTTSLLKAWWQSHSKWPYPTEEDKARLVQETGLQLKQINNWFINQRKRNWHTNPSSSSGSKSKRKSSGAGETSNQSFM, from the exons ATGGCTTTTCACGACCATATGGCGCATGAAATCACTTTTCAGCCCTTCACGGAGGACCACCAGCAGATGGGCCAGGGCAGAGACATGCAGCGGCTGCTCCCGCTCTCCGCCGGAGCACCCACGTGGCTGAACGGCAGCAACGCGGTTACGCTTCGGCAGCAGAATTTCCTCCACCTGCAGCCGGAGTCTGCGACGGCGCATCCTAACGATGACGTTCGGGGGAGCATAGATCGGAACCGGACGGAGAGCAACTCGGAACCGGACGATTTGGCGGAATACAAAGCGGACATTCTGGGACACCCGCTTTACGACCAACTCCTGTCGGCTCACGTCTCGTGTCTGAGGATCGCCACGCCTGTTGACCAGCTTCCACGGATCGACGCACAGCTTCAGCAGTCGCAGCGCGTAGTTGACAAGTACTCTGGCCTTGGAAACGGCGTCGTCGATGACAAAGAGCTTGATCAATTCATG ACGCATTATGTTATACTGCTCTGTGCTTTCAAAGAACAACTGCAACAACATGTTCGTGTTCATGCCATGGAAGCTGTTATGGCTTGTTGGGAGCTGGAACAATCTCTTCAAACCTTGACTG GTGTATCTCCCGGAGAAGGAACGGGTGCAACAATGTCAGACGATGAAGAAGACCAGGCTGAGAGTAATGCAAACTTATACGAAGGAAGCATGGATGGTGCTGACAGTCTCAGCTTTGGACCTCTTGTTCCCACCGAAACTGAAAGATCTTTGATGGAACGTGTTAGGCAGGAGTTGAAGCATGAGCTAAAACAG GGTTACAAGGAGAAGATTGTGGACATAAGAGAAGAAATTCTACGAAAGAGAAGAGCGGGAAAGCTCCCAGGTGACACCACTTCCCTTTTAAAAGCTTGGTGGCAGTCACATTCCAAATGGCCATATCCAACA GAAGAAGACAAGGCAAGGTTGGTGCAGGAAACAGGTTTGCAACTAAAGCAGATAAACAACTGGTTCATAAATCAAAGGAAAAGGAATTGGCATACTAATCCTTCGTCTTCTAGTGGCTCCAAAAGCAAACGCAAGAG TAGTGGTGCAGGTGAAACAAGTAACCAGAGCTTCATGTGA